The Chryseobacterium sp. 52 genome includes a region encoding these proteins:
- the dapF gene encoding diaminopimelate epimerase, which yields MEFYKYQGTGNDFVMIDNRDLQFPKEKDLIEKLCDRRFGIGADGLILLENEDDYDFKMVYYNSDGGESTMCGNGGRCLVAFAFFLDIFEDKCKFIAIDGEHEAEIHNGIIKLKMIDVNAISVDGEDTVMNTGSPHYVKYVEDLVNYNVFAEGHGIRNSENYQEKGINVNFVEKITEDEIFVRTYERGVEDETYSCGTGVTASALTFLKKHNLISVKVKTLGGNLKVYAEKNGNSFQNIWLEGPAKQVFRGKTDLI from the coding sequence ATGGAATTTTATAAATATCAAGGGACTGGAAATGATTTTGTGATGATAGACAATCGCGATCTGCAGTTCCCAAAGGAGAAAGATCTTATTGAAAAATTGTGTGACAGACGTTTCGGAATCGGGGCAGATGGGCTTATCCTTCTGGAAAATGAAGATGATTATGATTTCAAAATGGTTTATTATAATTCTGATGGTGGCGAAAGCACCATGTGCGGAAACGGAGGAAGATGCCTGGTAGCCTTTGCTTTCTTTCTTGATATTTTTGAGGACAAATGTAAATTCATTGCTATAGATGGGGAACATGAGGCTGAAATTCACAACGGGATCATCAAATTAAAAATGATTGATGTGAATGCTATTTCCGTTGACGGGGAAGACACAGTGATGAATACCGGATCTCCCCATTATGTAAAATATGTAGAAGATCTGGTGAATTACAATGTCTTTGCAGAAGGACACGGCATCAGAAATTCAGAAAATTATCAGGAAAAAGGCATCAATGTGAATTTTGTAGAAAAAATTACAGAGGATGAAATTTTCGTAAGAACCTATGAACGAGGCGTTGAGGATGAAACTTACAGCTGCGGAACGGGAGTTACTGCTTCTGCTTTAACTTTTCTGAAAAAACACAATCTAATCTCTGTAAAAGTTAAAACTTTAGGGGGCAATCTTAAAGTGTATGCTGAGAAAAATGGAAATTCCTTTCAAAACATTTGGCTGGAAGGTCCTGCGAAGCAAGTTTTTAGAGGCAAAACAGATCTTATTTAA
- the pnuC gene encoding nicotinamide riboside transporter PnuC has translation MNLYDLFVKPYENYSAVQILLEATGTLFGILSVYFSIKKNIWVYPTGIISTLIYVYILYNFGLLGDCMINVYYTAMSIYGWILWSKNSEDHVHVEVSWATKKERIFAGVLFVLSLALVTLIYYYKPYIDNHFSMEGTNLGLYHLDWANWLDVITTSIFLVGMWFMARQRIENWIFWIIGDFICIPMMIFKELGITSVQYLVFTIMAILGYLNWKKSLKEKSTIKS, from the coding sequence ATGAATTTATATGATCTTTTTGTAAAACCGTATGAAAACTACAGTGCTGTACAAATCCTGCTGGAAGCTACGGGTACATTATTCGGAATTTTAAGCGTATATTTTTCCATTAAGAAAAATATCTGGGTATATCCTACCGGCATCATCTCTACCCTGATCTATGTGTACATTCTTTATAATTTCGGTTTACTTGGCGACTGTATGATCAATGTATATTATACGGCAATGAGTATTTACGGATGGATCTTGTGGTCAAAAAACTCTGAAGATCACGTTCATGTGGAAGTAAGCTGGGCTACAAAAAAAGAAAGAATCTTTGCAGGGGTTCTTTTTGTCTTAAGTCTGGCGCTTGTTACCCTTATCTATTATTACAAACCTTATATTGACAATCACTTTTCTATGGAAGGCACCAACCTGGGATTATACCACCTCGATTGGGCCAATTGGCTGGATGTGATCACGACTTCTATATTTTTAGTAGGGATGTGGTTTATGGCCAGACAGCGCATTGAGAACTGGATTTTCTGGATCATCGGAGATTTTATTTGCATCCCAATGATGATTTTTAAGGAGCTTGGAATCACTTCGGTTCAATATTTGGTATTTACTATAATGGCTATCTTAGGATACCTTAATTGGAAAAAAAGTTTAAAAGAAAAAAGTACAATAAAGTCATGA
- a CDS encoding APC family permease produces the protein MSKIWVKKPMSAYEADIKKSQLKRVLGKWSLTAIGIGAIIGGGIFVLTGTGAYYNAGPALALSFVIAGIACVFAALCYAEFASILPVEGSAYAYAYGTVGEIFAWIIGWGLILEYAMGSMTVAVSWSGYFGKLLKMFGLHLPAYLTTDPQTYIAAGNSGFSMNLPAFLIVFLVISILVRGTKGAAKANNFIVVLKVSAIIFVIIAGSFIIFGSADPFKNWLPFIPEATTITENGVSHSAYGIGGVVAGASAIFFAYVGFDAVSTQAGEAINPKKDVPFAIIASLIICTLLYILVSLVLTGMMHYTDFNPLGKYPDAIKAPVAYAFDIAGYAWAGYIITIAATVGLISVLMVMIMGQSRIFLGMSKDGLIPATFSKVNPTTGVPTKNLLILGVVIAIVASLTPINDLAHMTSFGTLFAFTMVCVAVWVLRVKEPNLQRNFKVPALPLIACSGIAINVYLIFNLSKEAQMYSFAWLIIGFFVYFLYSKKHSKLQNGGYGETFKAEQEPLEKPDLD, from the coding sequence ATGTCTAAAATTTGGGTTAAGAAACCAATGAGCGCTTATGAAGCTGATATCAAAAAGAGCCAGCTGAAACGCGTTCTGGGAAAATGGAGCCTTACTGCTATCGGAATCGGAGCAATTATCGGAGGAGGAATTTTTGTGCTTACGGGAACGGGTGCTTATTATAATGCCGGACCTGCACTGGCCCTTTCATTTGTCATTGCGGGAATTGCCTGTGTATTTGCAGCACTATGTTATGCAGAGTTTGCTTCCATTCTTCCTGTAGAAGGTTCAGCTTATGCCTATGCCTATGGAACAGTGGGTGAAATTTTTGCCTGGATCATCGGATGGGGGCTGATACTGGAATACGCTATGGGATCTATGACCGTCGCCGTATCCTGGTCGGGATATTTTGGGAAACTCCTCAAAATGTTCGGGCTGCATCTGCCGGCATATCTTACCACAGATCCTCAGACTTATATTGCAGCCGGTAATTCCGGATTTTCAATGAATTTACCCGCATTTTTGATTGTTTTCCTTGTGATTTCTATCCTTGTGAGAGGAACAAAAGGTGCTGCTAAAGCTAATAACTTCATTGTTGTGCTTAAAGTTTCTGCTATTATTTTCGTGATTATTGCAGGTTCTTTTATTATTTTCGGTTCTGCTGATCCTTTTAAGAACTGGCTTCCTTTTATTCCTGAAGCAACAACTATTACAGAAAACGGGGTCTCCCATTCTGCTTATGGTATTGGTGGAGTAGTAGCCGGAGCATCAGCCATTTTCTTTGCTTATGTAGGTTTCGATGCTGTTTCTACTCAGGCAGGTGAAGCTATTAACCCTAAAAAAGATGTACCATTTGCGATCATCGCTTCGTTGATCATTTGTACCCTTTTATATATCCTTGTTTCTTTAGTATTAACAGGAATGATGCATTATACAGACTTTAATCCACTGGGTAAATATCCGGATGCGATCAAAGCTCCTGTAGCTTACGCATTTGATATCGCAGGATATGCCTGGGCCGGATACATTATTACAATTGCAGCTACTGTAGGATTGATCTCCGTATTGATGGTAATGATTATGGGACAGTCAAGAATTTTCTTAGGAATGTCTAAAGACGGATTGATCCCTGCTACATTCTCAAAAGTAAACCCTACAACCGGAGTACCTACCAAAAACCTTCTTATTTTAGGAGTTGTGATTGCTATTGTAGCATCTCTTACTCCAATCAATGATCTGGCGCATATGACCAGTTTCGGAACTTTGTTTGCGTTTACAATGGTATGTGTGGCTGTTTGGGTATTAAGAGTGAAAGAGCCTAATCTTCAGAGAAACTTTAAAGTGCCTGCACTTCCTCTAATCGCCTGTTCAGGGATTGCAATCAATGTTTATCTGATCTTTAACCTGAGCAAAGAAGCACAAATGTATTCTTTTGCATGGCTGATCATCGGGTTCTTTGTGTATTTTCTGTACAGTAAAAAGCACTCTAAGCTTCAAAACGGAGGCTATGGAGAAACTTTCAAAGCAGAACAGGAGCCTTTGGAAAAACCTGATTTAGATTAA
- a CDS encoding WD40/YVTN/BNR-like repeat-containing protein: MKKTFSILFLCLGMLVFSQQVESFTTVLNDKISIRALQLYGHKVWYSGTDSKFGYVDLKDNQNQKQISLSDQKLQFRTLAQDKNSFYAINIESPAYFFKIDKKDLKSEIVFTDTVKTAFYDALHFVNNTLAYTFSDADKDNMLKLAVYRDGKWSMFKSNIKLNSGEAAFAASNTNIASSKDFLWIATGGKASRILRMDLKKENFEIFNTPVIQGESSQGIYSIDFYGNQFGIAAGGDYTKQEANVNNIATTNDGGKTWQIQASGHNAGYTTCVKIKPGSNGKEIIAVGDKHISYSADFGKTWNKISDEKGFFVCEWVDKNTLVLAGKDRISVMKLKF, translated from the coding sequence ATGAAAAAAACTTTTTCCATTTTATTTTTATGTTTGGGAATGCTTGTGTTTTCCCAGCAGGTTGAAAGCTTTACCACTGTTTTAAATGATAAAATAAGTATAAGAGCTCTTCAGCTGTATGGTCATAAGGTTTGGTACAGCGGAACAGACTCAAAATTTGGTTATGTAGACCTTAAAGATAATCAGAATCAGAAACAGATCAGTCTGTCAGATCAAAAGCTTCAGTTCAGAACTCTGGCGCAGGATAAGAATTCTTTCTATGCCATTAATATTGAAAGCCCGGCTTACTTTTTTAAAATTGATAAAAAGGATCTGAAATCTGAAATTGTTTTTACAGATACCGTGAAAACTGCTTTTTATGATGCCTTACATTTTGTAAATAATACACTGGCATATACTTTCAGCGATGCAGACAAAGACAATATGTTGAAACTGGCTGTATATCGTGATGGGAAGTGGAGTATGTTCAAAAGTAACATAAAACTAAACAGCGGTGAAGCGGCTTTTGCGGCCAGTAACACCAACATTGCTTCATCTAAAGATTTCCTGTGGATAGCTACAGGCGGAAAAGCGTCTAGGATTTTGAGAATGGATCTGAAAAAAGAAAATTTTGAAATCTTCAATACCCCTGTCATTCAGGGAGAATCTTCTCAGGGAATTTATTCTATAGATTTTTATGGGAATCAATTCGGGATTGCTGCTGGGGGAGATTATACCAAACAGGAAGCTAATGTGAATAATATTGCAACCACAAATGATGGCGGTAAAACCTGGCAAATTCAGGCTTCAGGGCATAATGCCGGTTATACGACATGCGTGAAAATAAAACCCGGTTCTAATGGAAAAGAAATCATTGCGGTAGGTGATAAACACATCAGTTACTCTGCAGATTTCGGAAAAACCTGGAATAAAATTTCTGATGAAAAAGGTTTTTTTGTCTGTGAATGGGTAGACAAAAATACACTTGTTCTGGCAGGCAAAGACAGAATCTCGGTAATGAAATTAAAATTTTAA
- the hemN gene encoding oxygen-independent coproporphyrinogen III oxidase — MNSLIDKYNIPGPRYTSYPTVPYWDETTFSPEKWRESVIRSFHESNAEEGISIYIHLPFCEALCTFCACHKRITKQHSVEIPYLESVLKEWKLYLELFEEKPKLKELHLGGGTPTFFSPKNLKTLLEGIFDTVEIAEHPEFSFEGHPNNTTREHLQALYDLGFRRVSFGVQDYDPKVQKAINRVQPFENVKEVTEWAREIGYRGISHDLVFGLPHQSWDAMEHTIRKTMELKPDRLAFYSYAHVPWVKGVGQRGFDENDLPSGEEKRRLYEDGKKLLEDLGYIEVGMDHFSLEHDDLYQSLIHKKLHRNFMGYTSSNTQLMVGLGMSAISDSWYAFAQNVKTVEEYQKTVEAGEIPVVKGHILDEEDLTVRRHILNLMCQLETTFTDKNSFPELENAFEMLEEMERDELVEIYDHQIKITEKGRAFTRNVAMVFDLRMMRNKPETRIFSMTI, encoded by the coding sequence ATGAATTCTTTAATAGATAAGTATAATATTCCCGGACCACGTTACACATCTTACCCTACTGTTCCGTACTGGGACGAAACTACATTTTCGCCTGAAAAGTGGCGGGAGAGTGTGATCAGGTCTTTTCATGAGAGTAATGCAGAGGAGGGGATTTCTATTTATATTCACCTGCCTTTCTGCGAGGCATTGTGCACATTCTGTGCCTGTCACAAGCGTATCACCAAACAACACAGCGTTGAAATTCCGTATCTGGAAAGCGTTTTAAAAGAATGGAAGCTTTATCTTGAGCTTTTTGAAGAAAAGCCGAAACTGAAAGAACTTCATCTCGGTGGTGGGACACCCACATTTTTTTCGCCAAAAAATTTGAAAACTTTACTGGAAGGAATCTTTGATACGGTAGAAATAGCAGAACATCCTGAATTTTCATTTGAAGGACACCCGAACAACACCACAAGAGAACATCTTCAGGCGTTGTATGATCTGGGTTTTAGAAGAGTAAGTTTTGGGGTTCAGGACTATGATCCTAAAGTTCAGAAGGCTATCAATAGAGTACAGCCTTTTGAAAATGTAAAAGAGGTGACTGAATGGGCCAGAGAAATCGGATACAGAGGAATCAGTCATGATTTGGTTTTCGGACTTCCCCATCAGAGTTGGGATGCAATGGAACATACGATCCGGAAAACAATGGAACTGAAGCCGGACAGGCTGGCATTTTATTCTTATGCACACGTTCCATGGGTAAAAGGAGTAGGACAGAGAGGTTTTGATGAAAATGATTTACCAAGTGGCGAAGAAAAACGCCGTTTGTATGAAGACGGGAAAAAACTGCTTGAAGATTTAGGGTATATTGAAGTGGGAATGGACCACTTTTCCCTGGAACATGATGATCTGTATCAATCCCTGATTCATAAAAAGCTTCACAGAAATTTTATGGGCTATACATCAAGCAATACCCAGCTGATGGTAGGTCTTGGAATGTCTGCCATTTCAGATTCATGGTATGCTTTTGCCCAAAATGTAAAAACAGTTGAGGAATATCAGAAAACAGTAGAAGCAGGAGAGATTCCTGTAGTAAAAGGACATATTCTTGATGAAGAAGATCTGACGGTGAGAAGACATATCCTTAACCTGATGTGTCAGCTTGAAACTACCTTTACAGATAAAAATTCTTTCCCTGAACTTGAAAATGCATTTGAAATGCTGGAAGAAATGGAAAGAGATGAATTAGTAGAAATCTACGATCATCAGATTAAAATCACTGAAAAAGGAAGAGCATTTACGAGGAACGTAGCCATGGTTTTCGATCTCAGAATGATGAGAAACAAACCGGAAACGAGAATTTTCTCTATGACGATATAA
- a CDS encoding PQQ-dependent sugar dehydrogenase, producing the protein MKKLFFTLSIFSSLIVNAQSINLVQFASGLTSPVEITNANDTRLFVVQQNGIIKIIQPNGTINGADFMNISSKVLYGGERGLLGLAFHPQYSTNGFFFVYYNNTAGNIVVARYSVSSANPDVADPASEKILLNIPKPFDNHNGGSIHFAPDGNLWVVTGDGGSGGDPNNNSQNKNSLLGKMLRIDVNAAGPYNIPPENPFAGALVDGSDEIWAYGLRNAWKFSFDTDTGNVMIADVGQGAIEEINRIPVTQVGVNYGWRCYEGNNAYNTAGCGSMASMTFPVAVYDHSGGKCSITGGYVYRGTQYPALQGKYLFADYCSTQIGIMNPDNSIVWTPASTGNNFSTFGQNSQKELFVAAVNSGKIFKITTGTLATEETTGLNPINIHPNPASEKVFIEGLSDMKNTADLISMEGKIVLEKAKIENDGSVDIAGITPGVYYLIIKSGDQKSYSQKLIVK; encoded by the coding sequence ATGAAAAAACTATTTTTTACCCTAAGTATCTTTTCTTCTTTAATTGTTAATGCGCAAAGCATTAATTTAGTACAATTTGCATCCGGGCTCACCAGCCCCGTTGAAATTACGAACGCTAATGACACCCGCCTTTTCGTGGTACAGCAGAACGGAATCATCAAGATTATCCAACCGAACGGAACGATTAACGGTGCTGATTTTATGAATATCAGCTCAAAAGTATTGTACGGCGGCGAAAGAGGTCTTCTGGGACTTGCTTTTCATCCTCAATACTCCACCAATGGATTTTTCTTTGTCTATTACAATAATACCGCAGGAAATATCGTCGTAGCAAGATATTCCGTGAGTTCTGCCAATCCGGATGTGGCTGATCCTGCTTCTGAAAAGATCCTGTTGAATATTCCCAAACCTTTTGACAATCATAACGGCGGAAGCATTCATTTCGCTCCTGACGGAAACCTATGGGTAGTAACAGGAGATGGGGGAAGTGGCGGAGATCCTAATAATAATTCTCAAAATAAAAATTCGCTTTTAGGAAAGATGTTAAGGATAGATGTGAATGCTGCAGGTCCGTATAATATTCCACCGGAAAATCCTTTTGCAGGTGCTTTAGTTGATGGTTCCGATGAAATCTGGGCATACGGACTTAGGAATGCATGGAAATTTTCTTTTGATACCGATACCGGAAATGTGATGATAGCCGATGTAGGCCAAGGGGCTATTGAAGAGATCAACAGAATACCTGTTACCCAGGTTGGCGTTAATTATGGCTGGCGCTGTTATGAAGGGAACAACGCTTATAATACAGCAGGATGTGGAAGTATGGCTTCAATGACCTTCCCGGTAGCTGTTTATGATCATTCCGGAGGAAAATGTTCCATAACGGGCGGTTATGTGTATAGAGGAACCCAGTATCCTGCGCTTCAGGGGAAATATTTATTTGCAGATTACTGTTCTACTCAAATTGGAATTATGAATCCTGACAATTCTATCGTCTGGACTCCAGCAAGTACAGGTAACAATTTCTCTACCTTCGGACAGAATTCCCAAAAAGAATTATTTGTAGCTGCAGTAAACAGTGGGAAAATATTTAAAATCACAACAGGAACTCTGGCAACAGAAGAAACAACCGGATTGAATCCTATAAACATTCATCCTAATCCGGCTTCTGAAAAAGTGTTCATTGAGGGGCTTTCTGATATGAAAAATACTGCAGATCTTATCAGTATGGAAGGGAAAATAGTTTTAGAGAAAGCCAAAATTGAAAATGATGGCAGCGTTGATATCGCAGGAATTACTCCGGGAGTTTATTATCTGATTATAAAATCGGGAGACCAAAAATCGTACAGTCAAAAACTTATTGTTAAATAA
- the secD gene encoding protein translocase subunit SecD, translating to MQGKGLITIVAIVLGLICLNELLPTWYASKIERQATAVAGDNPEKYQKEITRLSKDTLNLGFTKLYYTKAKDKEMKLGLDLKGGINVLLEINQRDLVNDLTNYSTNPVLIEALNKTDEVQKNSTKAYIDNFFDQFETINKAKGTNLKLADPELFGNTNLSEIKYNTTDDQVKSIIKRRIDLSVGTAFEVIRTRIDKMGAVQPNVQRVPGTARISVEMPGMKDIDKVKKMLQTSAKLQFWEVQQAPEIAPYFQTLATMVAIKGDSMGVAKNINFMNIMQGGKSMSQSSVGSVKLSDTATVNKILNSKVGQSLRPSNIKYTQFMWGYKPESTDTESLVLYAIRGSINQKAPVDGAVETASISYDELSRVVVDMQMDSKGAKEWKTLTEKNVGKPVAVTLDGRVYTAPNVVNAIPNGRTQISGNFSQEEAKELVDVLGAGKLPAGAKVVQATVVGPSLGQESIDAGVISFAIAFLIIIVYIIFYYGGAGVYAVIAMIVNLFYIFGIMDSGDFTLTLPGIAGIVLTMAMAVDTNVIIYERTKEELFAGKSILEAYKDGFKHALSAIVDGHLTTLLTAGVLFLFGTGPIKGFALTLGIGILMTFFTSVLLSRVMIFTRLNKGKHLSVWTAPTKNLFRNTWIDFIGKRKYAYIISAILTVISIVSIFTNGFKYGIDFTGGRNYIVRFDKGVNAEDVEKNLVKVFKTEDGKNSSVEAKTFGNDKQLKISTDYLIDDESLKADQTVEQKLYEGLKTSLPSNITLHDFKSADKEHAGIISSEKVGPTVADDIKTHGILAVVAALAGIFIYILVRFRKWQFSLGAVAALFHDAVIILGAYSLLHKYMPFNMEINQDFVAAILTVLGYSINDTVIIFDRIREYLREKKSLTLAGLFDDSISSTLGRTFNTSFTTILVILAIFIFGGDNLRGFMFAMLIGIGFGTYSSIFIASAIAYDFLKSGKEEEVHGKTTSSKEGLASK from the coding sequence ATGCAAGGAAAAGGACTTATTACAATTGTTGCTATTGTACTAGGGTTAATTTGCTTAAATGAGCTATTACCAACTTGGTACGCCAGCAAAATTGAAAGGCAGGCGACTGCTGTTGCAGGAGACAATCCGGAAAAGTATCAGAAAGAGATTACAAGGCTTTCTAAAGATACTTTGAACTTAGGATTCACAAAACTTTATTACACTAAAGCCAAAGACAAGGAAATGAAACTTGGTCTTGACTTGAAAGGTGGGATCAACGTTCTTTTGGAAATCAACCAAAGAGACCTGGTGAATGATTTAACTAATTATTCTACCAATCCTGTTCTTATCGAGGCTTTAAACAAGACTGATGAAGTTCAGAAGAATTCTACAAAAGCGTACATCGATAATTTCTTTGATCAGTTTGAAACGATCAACAAAGCAAAAGGGACCAACCTTAAGCTTGCTGATCCTGAACTTTTCGGAAATACGAATTTATCAGAGATCAAGTACAATACAACTGATGATCAGGTAAAAAGTATCATCAAAAGAAGAATTGATCTTTCTGTAGGAACAGCTTTTGAAGTAATCAGAACCAGAATCGATAAAATGGGTGCTGTGCAGCCAAACGTTCAGAGAGTACCCGGTACAGCAAGAATTTCTGTTGAAATGCCTGGTATGAAAGATATCGATAAGGTGAAGAAGATGCTTCAGACTTCTGCAAAACTTCAGTTCTGGGAAGTACAGCAGGCTCCTGAAATTGCACCTTATTTCCAAACATTGGCTACCATGGTGGCAATAAAAGGAGATTCCATGGGAGTTGCGAAGAATATCAACTTCATGAATATTATGCAGGGAGGAAAGTCAATGAGCCAAAGCTCTGTTGGGAGTGTAAAGCTATCTGACACAGCTACTGTAAACAAAATCTTGAACAGCAAAGTAGGTCAGTCTTTACGTCCTTCAAACATTAAATATACACAGTTCATGTGGGGCTACAAGCCTGAATCTACAGATACTGAAAGTTTAGTATTGTATGCAATCAGAGGTAGCATCAACCAAAAAGCTCCTGTAGACGGTGCTGTTGAAACTGCAAGCATTAGCTATGATGAGCTAAGCAGAGTAGTAGTAGACATGCAGATGGATTCTAAAGGTGCTAAAGAATGGAAAACATTAACTGAGAAAAACGTAGGTAAGCCAGTTGCTGTAACGTTAGATGGCAGAGTATATACTGCACCAAACGTTGTAAACGCTATTCCTAACGGTAGAACTCAGATCTCAGGTAACTTCTCTCAGGAGGAAGCTAAAGAACTGGTAGACGTTTTAGGAGCAGGTAAATTACCGGCTGGAGCAAAAGTAGTTCAGGCTACAGTAGTAGGACCTTCATTAGGACAAGAGTCTATTGATGCAGGGGTTATTTCATTTGCTATCGCATTTTTAATTATTATCGTTTATATCATTTTCTATTACGGTGGTGCAGGGGTGTACGCTGTAATTGCAATGATTGTTAACTTATTCTATATTTTCGGAATTATGGATTCCGGAGACTTTACATTAACACTTCCTGGTATCGCAGGTATTGTTCTTACGATGGCAATGGCCGTTGATACGAACGTAATTATCTACGAAAGAACCAAAGAAGAATTGTTTGCCGGTAAGAGTATCTTAGAAGCTTACAAAGATGGTTTCAAGCATGCATTAAGTGCAATTGTTGATGGTCACTTAACGACATTACTGACAGCTGGTGTACTTTTCTTATTCGGAACAGGACCTATCAAAGGTTTTGCCCTGACATTAGGAATTGGTATATTAATGACATTCTTTACCTCTGTATTACTTTCAAGAGTAATGATCTTCACAAGATTGAATAAAGGAAAACACCTTTCTGTCTGGACAGCTCCAACAAAGAACTTATTCAGAAATACGTGGATCGATTTTATCGGAAAGAGAAAATATGCATATATTATTTCAGCAATACTTACTGTTATTTCTATCGTATCTATCTTTACTAACGGTTTCAAATACGGAATCGATTTTACAGGAGGAAGAAATTATATCGTAAGATTTGATAAAGGTGTCAATGCTGAAGATGTTGAAAAGAACTTAGTAAAAGTTTTCAAAACTGAAGATGGTAAAAATTCTTCCGTTGAAGCTAAAACTTTTGGAAATGATAAACAGTTAAAAATTTCTACAGACTACCTTATTGATGACGAATCTTTAAAAGCGGATCAAACGGTAGAACAGAAATTATATGAAGGATTAAAAACAAGTTTACCTTCTAATATTACATTGCATGATTTTAAATCTGCTGATAAAGAACACGCCGGAATTATTTCTTCTGAGAAAGTAGGACCTACAGTGGCAGATGATATCAAAACTCATGGTATTCTTGCAGTAGTAGCTGCTTTAGCAGGTATCTTTATCTATATCTTGGTAAGATTTAGAAAATGGCAATTCTCATTGGGTGCTGTTGCAGCATTATTCCATGATGCGGTTATTATTTTAGGAGCGTATTCATTGCTTCACAAGTATATGCCGTTCAATATGGAGATCAATCAGGATTTCGTTGCAGCGATCCTTACCGTATTGGGGTATTCAATTAATGATACCGTTATTATCTTCGATAGAATTAGAGAGTATTTAAGAGAGAAAAAATCTCTGACACTAGCTGGATTATTCGATGACTCTATTTCCAGTACGCTGGGTAGAACGTTCAACACTTCATTCACAACAATCCTTGTAATTTTAGCCATCTTTATTTTTGGTGGAGATAACCTGAGAGGATTTATGTTTGCGATGTTGATCGGTATTGGTTTCGGTACTTATTCATCCATATTCATTGCATCTGCAATTGCATATGACTTCCTGAAATCAGGAAAAGAAGAAGAAGTACATGGAAAAACTACTTCCTCAAAAGAAGGACTTGCTTCAAAGTAA